The sequence below is a genomic window from Streptosporangium lutulentum.
TCACGAAGGCGGCGCGGGCTTCGCCGAACGCGGTTACTCCCGTGCCCTCGACTGGCTCACCGCCACTCGCGAGGCCATCGCCTCGTGCGAGTGCGAGCGCGGCTGCCCCTCCTGCATCCAGTCGCCCAAGTGCGGCAACGGCAACGAACCCCTGGACAAGGCCGGGGCCCTCCGCCTCCTCGCCGTCCTGCTCTCCATCGATCCATGTGAGGTGTGATCGAAGGTCGGTGCGCTCGAAGGGCGGCGCGCTCGAAGGGCGGCGCGCTCGCATTTTCGGTCAGCTGAAAATCCGTGATGACAAAGCCCTGTATTACCTTCACGGACCGTGGCTGGAATCCCACGCCTACGGACCGTGGCCGGCATCCCACATCCACAGGCTGTGACTGAAACCCCACCTCCACGGACCGTGACTGGAACCCCACCTCCACGGACCGTGACTGGAATCCCGCATCGCTCCTCACCCGGCCGGGGCCCATGTCGGCCTCGGCCTCGCTCCCGAAAGGACTCATCGTTTCCAGCCGTGCCTTCTTCTCAACCGGCCAGATCGGAGATGTGGACAGGCCCGGCGCGCGCGTCGGCCATGACCGTCACACCGCCCGCCAGGGGTAACAAAAACCGCACGGCCACCTGGATGGCGGCGATGCCCCCGCCGTCGATGGAACAGCGTGTGATCTTCGCTCCGTTGCCCACGGCAAGCGTGGAAGCCTCCGCGCAGCCGCGGTTCGGATCGGCGAAGGCCAGCCGCGCGGCGGCGAGCGCGCTCAGATCGGCGGCGCTCTGCGCTCGGTGGCGCGCCACCCTGGCCATACCGGCGAAGGCGACCGCCGTCGCCACCACAAAGATCAACGTCATGAGCCCGACCATCCAGATCGTGGCCGAACCCCGCTCTCTCTCCGCCCTGTCTCCGGCCGCCCTGTCTCCGGCCCACATCCGCTCCGGCCTGTTCTCCATTCGCACCCCTCCGCTCTCCGTTACGGCGTCGATCCCTGACCCGGAACAGGCGACAGCCCTCACTCCCCGGCTCGAAGCCGAAACAGCCATTACTCCCGGTTTCGAGCCGGGGGCAGCCGTCACTCCCGGTCCGGTGTCGAAGACAACTGCCCCCTGACTTCGGCCAGGGAGCAGCCGTCACTCCTGGTCCGGTGTCGAAGACGAGCGCCCCTGATTTCGAGCCGGGGGTAGCCGTCCCTCCCAGTCCGCCGTCACAGACGAGCGCCACCCCTGACTTCGAATAGAAAGCAGCCGTCGCTCCCGGTCCGGTGTCGAAGACGAGCGCCACCTCTGACTTCGACCCGGAAACAGCCGTCGCCCCCCGGCTCGGAGCCTGGAGGGATCACTCCCCGTTGGGTTCGGCGGCGGACATCACGCCGGGTTCGGTGGCGGACATCGCGGCCGCGCGAACAGTGACGCTCGGAAGCGAGGCGCCCCAGCGAGGTCTGACGCTTACGGACACCTCCACCCGGGCGATCTCCGCACTCCTGGTCACCACAACTCGCGCACCTGCCGGAGCGACGGCGAGAACGCCGCCCCGGACCCGCTCCAGCGCTTCACCGCGTGAGGCGGCCCGAGCGCCCGCCCGGGCCGCGTCCACACATTCGAGCTGCGCCTCGACCGCCGCCACGGCCCACAGCCCGGCTGCCAGCACCACCATGAGGGCGGGCAGCACCGCGGCGGTCTCCACGGTCACCGATCCTCTCGATCGGCGAGAGGAAGCCACGGGCGCCACGAAGATCAACCAGCCACGTTCAAGGCCCGGTTGATCAGCCCCGTGATCAGTTGCTGAACCTCGGAGCTCGTCACCACCTTGAACAGGATGGCCGCGAAGGCGCAGGCGGCGATCGTGCCGACCGCGTATTCGGCGGTGGACATGCCCCGGTCGCGGTGCGGACCGGTGGTCAGCGACGCCCAGCGGGCCCGCAACCACCACAGCCGGTCATCCCCGGTGCGGCCGGTGCTCACTCGACCCATCGTTTCCTCCTGGAAAGTCTCAGCCAGGCCCAGCGCCCGGCGTCGGTCCGGCCAGGGTTTCCCAGGTGCCGACGACCTCGTCGACCCGAACCGCGTTCTGGGGAGAACTTCCGGTTGTCCACAGCCACCGATCGGCCGATCCGACCTCACCGCCATGGTGCGATCCGACCTCACCGCCACAGTGGACGATTTCAGACCGCCGGTCGGACGACGAACACCATTCCCCTCCGGCTCCGGATCGCGAGTCGGACCGTGATCTCAGCTCCTCGGCCGCGTCGATCCGTCGCGGATCCCGGACCGACGACGGACAGGCCGATCAAATCGCGTCATCATGCTTGATCACATTCCGTTTGACATGACTCATGGGATCCCAGTAACTTCAAAGGGTTGCAGTCTTAGTTTCCTCGTACGTTTGCTCTGTCTGAAGCGCCCGCGGGAAGTTCCCTGACAGCGGGCTTTTTTGCTTCTCCGGATATTTCGGCGGACGCAATATGCGGTCCGTATGCAGCCCTGTGTTATCGACTTGATGACGCGGTGAGGCTCCCCTTAATAGGAGAAGCAGTTGACTGAAGGCACCGTGAAATGGTTCAACGCCGAAAAGGGCTTCGGATTCATCGCCCCCGACGACGGTAGTGCAGACGTGTTCGTGCACTTCTCGGCGATTACCACCGGTGGCTACCGCAGCCTGGAGGAGAACCAGCGCGTCGTGTTCGAGACGACGCGTGGCCCCAAGGGCCCGCAGGCCGAGCAGGTCACCGCGCTGTAAGCAACGCACCGACTTCTGATCCGGGCTTTCACCGTTCCAATCGGTGGGAGCCCGGATTCATTTCGGTGGGAGCTCGGTTCCTTTTCCGGACGACCTCAACATGGTTTGAAAAACGGCGAAACCGGTGGGATCGACCTGTACGTGCTGAACATTCTGGAGTTATCAAGACGATGGCTCCAGAGAATCGGCCGCGCAACCCGCCCACAACCAGACTCACGGCCGGGTCCATCACCTGGCTCACCGACCGGCCCGGAGCAGACGAAGCGCGTCCGGCGAGCTCGCCCGCGATCACACCGACGGACGTCGCCGGGTGGCCGAGATCTGCATGACGATGAACAGGAACGATGTTGTGGGGGACATGCCAGACAACGGAAGCTGATTACTCACAGCTACTTTGCCCCTGATGACGCCGATCCGAGTGGAGGGCCCGAATCGGGTCATGGCCCGCGTGGAGAGGATCGGCGAGATTCTCACCGGTTGTTCACCCAACCGGCTCGATGCCCTCTCCGACCGCTTCGCCCATGCGTCCGCCACCTGCAGGAGGCCGCCGACAGGCCGCGACCCATCTGCGGTCCATCGACTCTGCGGCCATCGACGGCACTGCCTGGCACCGACCAGCCATGAGAGACCCCTGCCCGCCTCCCCGCCGTCGCTTGAAAAATCTTTGATCGCTTATCCACAGGGCGACATTTCCCTGTGGATAACGTGGAGTCAACCAGGAAAGCCCTGTGGATAACTCAGGGAAGCAGCACCTCTCCGGCGAGACCGGCCACGACGGGGATGATTCCGAGAAAGACGAAGGCCGGCAAGAAGCAGAGGCCCAGCGGGGCGACAGCCTGAACCCCCACCCGCTGAGCAGCCGCCGACGATGCGGCGCGAGCGGCCTGGCGGGAGTCATCGGCCAGTCTGGTGAGAACATCGGCCACCGGGGCTCCGCTGAGCGCGGCCCGGCTCATCGTGCGTGCCAGGGGAGCGAGTGAGCGTTCGGATGCGAGAACCTGCCAGGCGCTCTCCGGCGCGGCGCCCAGTCTCAGCTGTCCGTTCACCCAGGCCAACCGGTCGCCGAGTGGCCCGCCGATCGCCTCCACCGTGACACCGATGGCCCCGCTGATCGGCTGTCCCGCACGCAGGCAGGCGACCATGAGATCGGCTGCCAGCGGCAAATCCGCCATCACCCGAGCACGTTGCCGCCGAAGCTCGGGCGACTCCCGCCTTCGCACGATCACCAACACGACCCCGAACCCGATTGCCCCCACGATGGCTCCAGGCGTTCCGCCGACGGCCAGATACGCCATCAGTCCGGCGGCGAACGCCACCATTGCCTCTCTCCGGCTCGGCCGCCGCCTTCCAGCGGAGTCGTGGCCCGCCGCATGTGGGGAGAACACCGTATGCGGAGAAAAACGCGGAGAGAACGAAGGCGCTTCCGCACTCGTCCGTACCCCCTCAGGTGACCATGCTCCTTGAAGTGCGGGTGACCGTTCTCCCTGAAGCTCGGAGGGGCCGAAGCGCCCTTCTGAAGATGACGGTCCCGAAGCCGACGATCGTCGCCGGGCTCTGCGGATCCGGGCGGCAGGATCGCCAGGTGCGGCCCACAGCCACCCGGCGACTCCGGCGAGCATCACGGTGAGCAGCATGATCATTTTCTTCACTCCTCGCTTCTCGTTCTTTCCCGCCGCGCCCTTCGGCCTCGGTCAGGTCTCCTCCGCACGGGTGACCAGGCGGTGGGTCCACCACAGGCCGCAGGCGTCGAGTGCGAGGCCCAGGATCAGGCAGCCCGCCCCTGCCGGGCTGCCGAGCAGGAAGTGCAGCGGTCGCATGCCGAGCCCAGCCGCCATCAGCAGGCCCAGCACCGGCAGCCCCGCCAGGAGACGGGCGGTGGCGCGAGGACCGGCCAGTTGGGCGGCGACGTCCTGGCGGTGGACCTGAGCCTCCCTGAGCGAATCGGCTACGCGGTCGACGAGAACGGCCAGGCCCGCCCCTGCGGTCATGCTCACCCTCCAGCAGGCGGCCAACCGGCGGAAGGCCTCACCGCCGCGCTCCGGGGCCACGGCGAGTAAGGCGGCGGGGACGTCACCACCGTCCCTCGCTGCCGCGATCAGCGGGCGCAGCACCACCGGATCGGGAAACTCCACGGCGGGCACTGCCCGTACGAGTGCCTCACCGGCCGTCCGGCCGGCCGCCAGTTCGGCCGAGAACGCCTGACACAGCTCGATCGACGCGGTCCGCCAAGCCCGCATGCGTTTGGAAGGCCGGGAGCGGCCGGTGAACCTCTCACGTAGAGAACGCGATTCACCCAAGCGGTGATGCCGTGTCCGCATCCATCGCAACCGGGCCGTACCGGGATCGGGGCCCGTCCACAGCCACACCGCCAGAGCGGCTAGGACCAGGGCCATCATCGTCACGACGACACCCCCGACGTGTCAGAGGCATGGTCGCCCTCCGCAGCGGAGCCCCCCGCGTCGGAGTCGTACAGCGACCGGCGAGTCGCCGGGAATCCCTCCGGCCGCTCATGACGACGCTCCTGCCGAGCGGATTCATACGGCTTACGGACGGGACCGGGCGGCCCAGGGTCATACGCCCTGCGGACGGGACCGGACGGCGCAGACTCCTTGAGACCGGACGACCCGGGCTCCCACGTCCTGCGGACGGGACCGGGCGGCGCGGACTCATACGGTCTGCGGGTGGGGTCGGGCGCGGTGAGAATGCCGGGTGCGCGGGCCGCGAGGGCGGGGAGGCCCGGGCCGGAGATCACCTGGCCATCAGGGGAGAAGGTGAGGGCCGGCTCCGCGTCAACGAAGCCTGAGGGACGGCGGATCATCATGCAGATCTCGGCCACCCGGCGACGTCCGTCGGTGTGATCGCGGGCGAGGTGGATGACGACGTCCAGGGCCGCGGCGATCTGGCTGTGGACCGCCTCCCGGCTGAGACCGGCGGCGCAGGCGAGTGCCTCCAGCCGGGGTGGAACGTCTGCGGCGGTGTTGGCATGCAAGCCCTGTTAACTGAACTAATGATGGAGTTTTTCCAGTTCAGAGGCATATTTCCCTGATCTCTGTTAGCGTCCCGCCTCATGATCGACCAAAGTCCCGATCGGGATCTGGCGTCATTAATGGTGCGGATTGTGGGACGGCTCGTTGCAACGGGTGATCCGTGGGAGCCGTTCCAGTTGCTGGACCGCGGCGGCGCGGTCGTCGAGCCGGTGGCGGCGTTCCTGCGCGAGCTGCAGGCGCAAGACCTGTCGGAGTCGACGCTGCGCTCCTACGGCAATGATCTGCTGCTGTGGTGGCGGTGGCTAGCGGCGGTCGAAGTGCCGTGGAACCAGGTGACGCCGGCCGAGGGGCGGGACTTCGCGCGGTGGATGCAGATCGCGGACAAGCCGACCCGGACGCACTGGCGTCACCGTGACGGCAGCCCTGACGGTGCTGATAGACGTGGGCGGGGCTCGGCGACATCGCGGGCCGGGGAGGTGAATCCGCAGACGGGCAAGGCCCAGCCCGGCACGAAGTTCGCGCCGTCGTCGAGGGCGCATGCCGAGACGGTGCTGCGCCGGTTCTATGACTTCCAGCTCGAGGCCGGGACGGGTCCGATCGTGAACCCGTTCCCGCTGGACCGGTTGCGGCGCGCGGGCCGCGCGAACGCCCATCACAATCCGATGGAGCCGTTCCGGCGCGAGCGGGTCGGCCGCTACCGGCCGAAACTGCCAGCCCGGATCCCCAAGCGGGTCCCCGACGACCAGTTCAACAAGATCTTCGCCGGGCTGAAGTATCACCGCGACCGCGCCCTGGTGGCGTTCTGGGTCTCGACCGGCGCCCGGGCCGAGGAACTGCTCGACTCCTTCCAAGACGATGTCGACCCGGGCGAGCAGGTCATCAGCGTGACTCGCAAGGGGAGCCGGGCGACGCAACTGCTGCCGGCCTCGCCAGATGCGTTCGTGTGGTTGCGGCTCTACCAGGAGGAGATCTGGCGCAAGGGCGCTGCCCGCGGCCGCCGTCAGCCGCTCTGGGTCACGCTCCGGCGGCCCTTCCGGCCACTGACCTACCCCGCCGCCCGCGCGATGTTCGCTCGCGCGCAGGAACTGCTGGGCTCGAACTGGACCATCCACGACCTCCGGCACAGCGCGGCCTGGCGGATGAGCCAGGACCCGAACATGCCGATCAGCGATGTTCAGTGGATCCTCGGCCACGCGAGCTTGAGCACCACGCAGCTCTACATCACCCCCAGCCAGGACGAAGTGATCGCCCACGCCCTCGCCCACCACGACCGCAGAAGACAGCAGAAGCCCGTCTCGGTCACGCCTCCGGCCGTCAGCTACAACCCTCGCTCTCTGGACATCCTCTTCGGACGGGACACATGACAACCCAGAGCAACGCCTCACGCCAGCGACTCGTGAGGGCTGGATCTTTCGCCTCGTCCCTGAGCGGTGAGTCGGTCAAGCAGCTTCGGGTGAAGTTCCCCGCCAGGCAGCCGCCGGCGGTCTGGACGGCGACCACGCACTCCGAACGGCAGATCCTCGAGGATCTGAATCACCATCCTGGTCGGGCCACTGGCACCACGCACGACCAGCGGAAACGCGGAGTGCGGAAGCTGCTGCTCTGGCTCAAGGACTTCCCCGGCGAAACATGGCAGCAGCGTTGGTACGCGACACCCGCCCACTCGCTCGGAGGGAAGTGGGATGAAGAAGCCCTTGCTTGGCTTGTCGACCATGACCCGACCGTCCAGAAGAGAGGAGCCTTGAAGGCTGGGTTCCTCTGGCTGGTCTGCGCGGATGTTCTGCGCCCGGACGTGGAGTGGCTCTCGACGATCATTCGGTCCCGCCACTGGCGGAACCCGATGGCCACCTACCGAGATCCAGAAGGATTCGCTCAACTGCACGCTGCTGCTGATCGTCAGGGAGTCGACGACAAGCGCAAGCACCAGGCTCTCATCCAGATCACCACCATCATGGCCGCCAAGGGCGGCAAGGTGGCTGATATCACTGTTGGTGACTGCCTAGAGCTACGCGAGGTCGAGTCTCGCACTCGCAACCAATTGGGCGCAGGCCGGGGATATTTTTATGATCTTCTGCAGCA
It includes:
- a CDS encoding cold-shock protein, with protein sequence MTEGTVKWFNAEKGFGFIAPDDGSADVFVHFSAITTGGYRSLEENQRVVFETTRGPKGPQAEQVTAL
- a CDS encoding type II secretion system F family protein, which translates into the protein MMALVLAALAVWLWTGPDPGTARLRWMRTRHHRLGESRSLRERFTGRSRPSKRMRAWRTASIELCQAFSAELAAGRTAGEALVRAVPAVEFPDPVVLRPLIAAARDGGDVPAALLAVAPERGGEAFRRLAACWRVSMTAGAGLAVLVDRVADSLREAQVHRQDVAAQLAGPRATARLLAGLPVLGLLMAAGLGMRPLHFLLGSPAGAGCLILGLALDACGLWWTHRLVTRAEET
- a CDS encoding type II secretion system F family protein, with amino-acid sequence MVAFAAGLMAYLAVGGTPGAIVGAIGFGVVLVIVRRRESPELRRQRARVMADLPLAADLMVACLRAGQPISGAIGVTVEAIGGPLGDRLAWVNGQLRLGAAPESAWQVLASERSLAPLARTMSRAALSGAPVADVLTRLADDSRQAARAASSAAAQRVGVQAVAPLGLCFLPAFVFLGIIPVVAGLAGEVLLP
- a CDS encoding TadE family type IV pilus minor pilin; amino-acid sequence: MTVETAAVLPALMVVLAAGLWAVAAVEAQLECVDAARAGARAASRGEALERVRGGVLAVAPAGARVVVTRSAEIARVEVSVSVRPRWGASLPSVTVRAAAMSATEPGVMSAAEPNGE
- a CDS encoding tyrosine-type recombinase/integrase, whose translation is MGRLVATGDPWEPFQLLDRGGAVVEPVAAFLRELQAQDLSESTLRSYGNDLLLWWRWLAAVEVPWNQVTPAEGRDFARWMQIADKPTRTHWRHRDGSPDGADRRGRGSATSRAGEVNPQTGKAQPGTKFAPSSRAHAETVLRRFYDFQLEAGTGPIVNPFPLDRLRRAGRANAHHNPMEPFRRERVGRYRPKLPARIPKRVPDDQFNKIFAGLKYHRDRALVAFWVSTGARAEELLDSFQDDVDPGEQVISVTRKGSRATQLLPASPDAFVWLRLYQEEIWRKGAARGRRQPLWVTLRRPFRPLTYPAARAMFARAQELLGSNWTIHDLRHSAAWRMSQDPNMPISDVQWILGHASLSTTQLYITPSQDEVIAHALAHHDRRRQQKPVSVTPPAVSYNPRSLDILFGRDT
- a CDS encoding DUF4244 domain-containing protein, whose product is MGRVSTGRTGDDRLWWLRARWASLTTGPHRDRGMSTAEYAVGTIAACAFAAILFKVVTSSEVQQLITGLINRALNVAG
- a CDS encoding Rv3654c family TadE-like protein, whose translation is MENRPERMWAGDRAAGDRAERERGSATIWMVGLMTLIFVVATAVAFAGMARVARHRAQSAADLSALAAARLAFADPNRGCAEASTLAVGNGAKITRCSIDGGGIAAIQVAVRFLLPLAGGVTVMADARAGPVHISDLAG